A section of the Ruania halotolerans genome encodes:
- a CDS encoding ABC transporter substrate-binding protein, with the protein MAQEMTSAVRIRMLGGAAAAAVLALVAGCAAGESPPTEGRSADTRVIETHYGEVTVPEDPQRIAAVSYNTVWQLQSLDVQPVAAQDYSRWAQEYTDEQNAFIDGLETVGSFGELNYEAIAAAEPDLIVGDAYEIDEEVYAQLSDIAPTAIYFGDNRGDWPTVVDGLAEATGAQDALSENRDAYEARIADLQQSYAEVISDQQWGLIAAGDGDAEFVVLFPTGEIGATLTDLGVSIPPGVPEPDEERAAVGYANYSFEYLDQYLGEADIILTPANADGSTWPPLDAVFSDSLFQALPAAQEGDVYEVYAGIRSYSDALEYLDRLEEDVLARVGE; encoded by the coding sequence ATGGCACAGGAGATGACGAGCGCGGTGCGGATCCGGATGCTCGGTGGCGCCGCTGCCGCGGCGGTGCTCGCGCTGGTGGCCGGCTGCGCCGCCGGCGAGTCACCGCCAACGGAGGGCAGGTCTGCGGACACCCGTGTGATCGAGACGCACTACGGCGAGGTGACAGTTCCGGAGGATCCACAGCGCATCGCCGCTGTCTCGTACAACACCGTCTGGCAGTTGCAGTCGCTCGACGTCCAGCCGGTGGCCGCGCAGGACTACAGCCGGTGGGCGCAGGAGTACACCGATGAGCAGAACGCGTTCATCGACGGCCTGGAGACGGTCGGGTCGTTCGGAGAGCTGAACTATGAGGCCATCGCCGCTGCCGAACCGGACCTGATCGTGGGGGACGCCTACGAGATCGATGAGGAGGTCTACGCGCAGCTGTCCGATATCGCACCGACTGCCATCTACTTCGGTGACAATCGCGGGGACTGGCCGACGGTCGTCGATGGCCTAGCCGAGGCGACCGGTGCGCAGGATGCACTGAGCGAGAACCGCGACGCCTATGAGGCGAGGATCGCCGATCTGCAGCAGTCCTATGCAGAGGTCATCTCCGACCAGCAGTGGGGCCTGATCGCCGCCGGCGACGGCGATGCCGAGTTCGTCGTGCTGTTCCCGACCGGGGAGATCGGAGCGACGCTGACCGATCTTGGTGTCTCAATCCCACCAGGTGTGCCAGAGCCGGATGAGGAACGTGCGGCGGTCGGGTACGCGAACTACTCCTTCGAGTACCTCGACCAGTATCTGGGCGAAGCCGACATCATCCTCACCCCCGCCAACGCGGACGGCAGCACGTGGCCGCCGCTGGACGCAGTCTTCAGTGACAGTCTGTTCCAGGCGCTGCCCGCGGCACAGGAGGGTGACGTGTACGAGGTCTATGCCGGTATACGGAGCTACTCGGACGCTCTGGAGTATCTCGACCGGCTCGAGGAAGACGTGCTCGCCCGCGTTGGCGAGTAG
- a CDS encoding TetR/AcrR family transcriptional regulator codes for MPPPPAARLKVLHAFAEILVGQGERAATLEAVAERAAVSKGGLLYHFPSKEALVDGMASHLGELVAADVEQMRAAPEGPVAYLIRTSVHSDTDFELCYGAVATLARGSHTHAAEALLAAQEAWIDTLAEQVPDRRVARALVHLCDGLAADTEIRIVAGLERMARDDLDALVSVAEAIADLGR; via the coding sequence ATGCCGCCGCCCCCGGCAGCACGCCTCAAAGTGCTGCACGCCTTCGCTGAGATCCTCGTTGGCCAAGGCGAACGTGCGGCCACGTTGGAAGCGGTGGCCGAACGCGCCGCCGTCTCCAAGGGCGGCCTGCTCTATCACTTCCCTTCAAAGGAAGCGCTGGTCGACGGCATGGCCAGCCACCTTGGCGAGCTCGTCGCCGCTGACGTCGAGCAGATGCGCGCAGCACCGGAGGGCCCTGTGGCCTACCTGATCCGGACATCGGTGCACTCGGACACCGATTTCGAGCTGTGCTATGGCGCAGTGGCCACGCTCGCGCGCGGTTCCCACACCCACGCGGCCGAAGCCCTCCTCGCCGCACAGGAGGCATGGATCGACACTCTGGCTGAGCAGGTGCCGGACCGCCGCGTGGCCCGTGCCTTGGTCCACCTCTGCGACGGACTGGCCGCGGACACCGAGATCCGGATAGTCGCGGGGCTGGAGCGGATGGCGCGTGACGATCTGGACGCCCTGGTCAGCGTCGCTGAGGCGATCGCAGACCTCGGACGGTAG
- the pcrA gene encoding DNA helicase PcrA has product MTSLFDDLPLFPSATVPEGSDSHLPSMPRRDRDDDAGQVSDDGGQARGGSEGPPSLAAEALLDGLNPQQKAAVEHSGGQLLIIAGAGSGKTRVLTHRIAYLLATGRARSGQILAITFTNKAAAEMRERVAELVGPRAATMWVSTFHSACVRILRREAKTLGIRSSFSIYDAADSQRLMTLVCRELDLDPKRFPPKAFSRRVSDLKNELIDPDDYAATAGESNPFEQNLAAAYRLYNERLRQAHALDFDDIIMSTVNLLQAFPAVAEHYRRRFRHILVDEYQDTNHAQYVLVRELTGATGGADGPDGAGSVAEEGAPAALPPAELTVVGDSDQSIYAFRGATIRNILEFEGDYPNARTIVLEQNYRSTQTILSAANSVIAKNPERRAKNLWTDSGAGAQIIGYVADNEHEEARFIAEEIDGLIDAGEISPRDVAVFYRTNAQSRALEEVLIRVGLPYKVVGGTRFYERKEIKDAIAYLRSIANPDDSVNLRRILNVPKRGLGDRAEAMLAAHAERERVSFGAAIEDLDNVLGLATRSMTAVRGFAQMMRELRALADGGAPPAEVLDAALDRSGYLAELRASSDPQDHSRVENLAELHAVAAEFSESDPEGDLGDFLERVSLVADADQIPDDDQGMVTLMTVHTAKGLEFPMVFVTGLEDGTFPHQRSLADPSELAEERRLAYVALTRARQRLYLTRAAVRTSFGLPNEFPASRFLSDVPEELLDWKRAESSMSALRAGGSGWGGGRAGQGRGGSRGPSAPVQTTTRGERPASFGSATPRGEVPTLDIGDRVTHDAYGMGRVVALEGTGSNTVAKIDFGDSGVKRLLLRYSPVEKL; this is encoded by the coding sequence ATGACATCACTGTTCGACGATCTTCCGCTGTTCCCGAGTGCGACCGTGCCCGAGGGCAGTGACTCGCACCTGCCTTCGATGCCACGTCGCGACCGCGACGATGACGCGGGCCAGGTGAGCGACGATGGAGGCCAGGCCCGCGGCGGGAGCGAGGGGCCGCCGTCGTTGGCCGCCGAAGCGCTCCTGGATGGGCTGAACCCGCAGCAGAAGGCGGCTGTGGAGCACTCGGGCGGGCAACTGCTGATCATTGCCGGTGCCGGTTCGGGCAAGACCCGGGTGCTGACCCACCGGATCGCGTACCTGCTGGCCACCGGTCGAGCGCGCTCGGGGCAGATCCTCGCGATCACCTTCACCAACAAGGCCGCAGCGGAGATGCGCGAGCGCGTCGCGGAGCTAGTGGGGCCGCGTGCCGCCACGATGTGGGTCTCCACCTTCCACTCCGCCTGCGTGCGGATCCTTCGGCGCGAGGCGAAGACCCTCGGGATCCGATCCTCGTTCTCCATCTACGATGCCGCCGACTCCCAGCGGCTGATGACGCTGGTGTGCCGGGAACTGGACCTCGACCCCAAGCGATTCCCGCCGAAGGCGTTCAGCCGCCGGGTGTCCGACTTGAAGAATGAGCTCATCGACCCGGACGACTATGCCGCCACCGCGGGGGAGTCGAACCCGTTCGAGCAGAACCTTGCCGCCGCGTACCGTCTCTACAATGAGCGGCTCCGGCAGGCTCATGCCCTCGATTTCGACGACATCATCATGTCCACGGTGAACCTGCTGCAGGCATTCCCCGCAGTGGCCGAGCATTACCGGCGCCGGTTCCGCCACATCCTCGTGGACGAGTACCAGGACACCAACCACGCCCAGTACGTGCTCGTGCGCGAGCTCACCGGTGCCACCGGTGGTGCTGACGGCCCCGACGGCGCAGGTTCGGTTGCCGAGGAAGGTGCGCCGGCCGCGCTCCCGCCCGCCGAGCTGACCGTGGTGGGTGATTCGGATCAGTCGATCTACGCCTTCCGCGGCGCCACCATCCGCAACATCCTCGAGTTCGAGGGTGACTATCCCAACGCGCGCACCATCGTGCTGGAGCAGAACTACCGGTCCACACAGACGATCCTGTCCGCGGCCAACTCCGTGATCGCCAAGAACCCGGAGCGGCGCGCCAAGAACCTATGGACCGACTCCGGCGCCGGCGCCCAGATCATCGGCTACGTGGCCGACAACGAACACGAAGAGGCCCGGTTCATTGCCGAGGAGATCGACGGGCTCATCGATGCCGGTGAGATCAGCCCGCGCGACGTGGCCGTGTTCTACCGGACCAATGCCCAGTCCCGTGCCCTCGAAGAAGTGCTGATCCGCGTGGGACTGCCCTACAAGGTAGTGGGCGGCACCCGGTTCTACGAGCGTAAGGAGATCAAGGACGCGATCGCCTACCTGCGCTCGATCGCCAACCCGGACGATTCGGTGAACCTGCGCCGCATCCTGAATGTGCCCAAGCGTGGCCTCGGAGACCGCGCCGAGGCGATGCTTGCCGCACACGCCGAACGCGAACGCGTCTCCTTCGGAGCCGCGATCGAGGATTTGGACAACGTGCTCGGGCTTGCGACGAGGTCCATGACGGCGGTGCGTGGGTTCGCTCAGATGATGCGTGAGTTGCGGGCGCTCGCGGACGGCGGGGCACCTCCGGCCGAGGTGCTCGACGCGGCCCTCGATCGGTCCGGCTATCTGGCAGAGCTGCGGGCGAGTAGCGATCCACAGGACCACTCCCGGGTGGAGAACCTCGCCGAGCTGCACGCGGTGGCCGCTGAATTCTCTGAGTCTGATCCTGAGGGCGACCTGGGTGACTTCCTTGAGCGGGTCTCCCTGGTGGCCGATGCCGATCAGATCCCCGATGACGATCAGGGCATGGTCACCCTGATGACCGTGCACACCGCCAAAGGGCTCGAGTTCCCGATGGTGTTCGTCACCGGACTTGAGGACGGCACATTCCCGCACCAGCGCTCTCTCGCCGACCCGAGTGAACTCGCCGAGGAGCGACGGCTCGCCTACGTCGCGCTGACCAGGGCGAGGCAGCGCCTCTATCTCACCCGGGCCGCCGTCCGGACGTCCTTCGGCCTCCCGAACGAGTTCCCCGCGAGCCGGTTTCTCTCCGATGTGCCCGAGGAGCTGCTCGACTGGAAGCGGGCCGAGTCCTCGATGTCCGCCCTGCGAGCGGGGGGCAGCGGTTGGGGTGGTGGACGTGCCGGGCAGGGGCGTGGCGGCTCGCGCGGACCGTCGGCTCCGGTGCAGACCACCACGCGGGGCGAGCGGCCGGCGAGCTTCGGCTCGGCCACTCCGCGTGGGGAGGTGCCCACGCTCGACATCGGCGACCGGGTCACCCACGACGCCTACGGCATGGGACGAGTGGTGGCGCTGGAAGGTACCGGGTCGAACACCGTCGCAAAGATCGACTTCGGTGACAGTGGGGTCAAGCGTCTGCTGCTGAGGTACTCGCCGGTGGAGAAGCTGTGA
- the chrA gene encoding chromate efflux transporter: MSTDALPTTATGDSVGAVHSGRGHPGTVSEVFWTFLRLGLTSFGGPVAHLGYFRDAVVTRRRWLSERSYADIVALCQFLPGPASSQVGMALGLQRAGVGGLLAAWFAFTMPSAILLVAFAFGVTSLGDGVGAGWLLGLKAAAVAVVAQAVLGMAKTLTPDARRATIAAAAMVVVLLVPGALIQVVAIAVGAGAGLLWLRGIEGAGGDDNALELRVSRRAGMVSLTAFTVLLVGLPILAGLLADPTVRLVDVFYRAGSLVFGGGHVVLPLLETATVPTGLVSHDTFLAGYGAAQAVPGPLFTFAAFLGASSTVAPTGLVGAGIALLAIFLPAALLVIGVLPFWDRLRHIRSARQALLGVNAAVVGILAAALYDPVFTQGITSPATLALAVTVFIAQTRWNVPAWAAVIGAGVVGYFLL; this comes from the coding sequence ATGAGCACGGACGCGCTCCCGACGACGGCGACGGGTGACTCTGTGGGTGCGGTCCATTCTGGTCGAGGGCACCCCGGCACCGTCAGCGAGGTCTTCTGGACGTTCCTCCGCCTCGGCCTGACGTCCTTCGGCGGGCCCGTTGCCCACCTCGGGTACTTCCGGGACGCCGTCGTGACGCGGCGACGGTGGCTGAGTGAGCGTTCCTATGCTGACATCGTGGCCCTGTGCCAGTTCCTCCCCGGCCCCGCGTCCAGCCAGGTGGGGATGGCACTCGGCCTGCAGCGGGCTGGAGTCGGTGGTCTCCTGGCCGCCTGGTTCGCGTTCACGATGCCCTCGGCGATCCTGCTCGTGGCCTTCGCCTTCGGCGTGACCTCGTTGGGGGATGGCGTCGGTGCCGGGTGGTTGCTCGGGTTGAAGGCCGCCGCCGTGGCCGTCGTGGCGCAGGCCGTGCTGGGAATGGCCAAGACTCTCACCCCGGACGCCAGGCGAGCCACCATTGCGGCGGCCGCGATGGTCGTGGTGCTGCTCGTGCCCGGCGCCCTGATCCAGGTGGTGGCGATCGCCGTTGGGGCAGGGGCGGGTCTTCTCTGGCTCCGGGGGATTGAGGGTGCCGGGGGTGACGACAACGCGCTCGAGCTGCGGGTCTCCCGCCGAGCCGGAATGGTGAGTCTGACAGCGTTCACCGTACTGCTCGTCGGTTTGCCGATTCTGGCCGGTCTCCTGGCCGACCCGACCGTGCGCCTGGTTGACGTGTTCTACCGGGCCGGCTCGCTGGTGTTCGGTGGTGGGCATGTGGTGTTGCCGTTGCTCGAGACGGCGACCGTGCCGACCGGTCTGGTCAGTCACGACACCTTCCTCGCGGGGTACGGTGCCGCACAGGCCGTTCCCGGACCACTGTTCACCTTCGCCGCGTTCCTCGGCGCCAGCTCCACCGTGGCACCAACGGGCCTGGTGGGTGCCGGGATCGCACTGCTGGCGATCTTCCTCCCAGCCGCGTTGCTGGTGATCGGAGTGCTGCCATTCTGGGATCGGCTACGGCACATCCGCTCGGCCCGCCAGGCGCTACTCGGTGTGAACGCTGCCGTGGTGGGTATCCTCGCCGCCGCCCTCTATGACCCGGTGTTCACCCAGGGAATCACCTCCCCGGCCACGCTGGCGCTGGCGGTGACGGTGTTCATCGCGCAGACCCGGTGGAACGTGCCGGCGTGGGCGGCGGTGATCGGCGCCGGCGTCGTCGGCTACTTTCTCTTGTGA
- a CDS encoding SDR family oxidoreductase, which produces MSRIAIIGGHGKIALLLSPLLTGRGDEVTSVIRNPAHTADVEATGASAVVADVENLSATQIAEVIAGHDAIVWSAGAGGGDPDRTYAVDRDAAIRTMDAAQLSGILRFVMVSYLGAGPDHGVPEDSSFYPYAEAKAAADEHLRESALDWTILQPSRLTDGPGTGAIAVSEVSGDVPRADVAEVAAQVLARQDTVGTTVPFVGGRTPIAEALTALTA; this is translated from the coding sequence ATGTCTCGTATCGCCATTATCGGAGGGCACGGGAAGATCGCCCTCCTGCTCTCACCGCTGCTGACCGGTCGCGGGGACGAGGTCACCTCGGTGATCCGCAACCCTGCGCACACGGCGGACGTCGAGGCCACCGGAGCCTCCGCCGTCGTGGCCGACGTGGAGAACCTCTCGGCCACGCAAATCGCCGAGGTGATCGCCGGCCACGACGCCATCGTCTGGTCGGCCGGAGCTGGCGGAGGTGATCCAGACCGCACGTATGCCGTCGATCGGGACGCGGCGATCCGGACGATGGACGCCGCTCAGTTGAGCGGGATTCTGCGGTTCGTCATGGTCTCCTATCTCGGCGCTGGTCCGGACCACGGTGTACCCGAGGACTCCAGCTTCTATCCGTACGCCGAGGCCAAGGCGGCCGCTGACGAGCACCTCCGCGAGTCCGCCCTGGACTGGACGATTCTGCAGCCCAGCCGGCTCACGGATGGGCCCGGAACTGGCGCGATCGCGGTGAGCGAGGTCAGTGGCGACGTCCCGCGCGCCGACGTGGCCGAGGTTGCTGCGCAGGTCCTGGCGCGCCAGGACACCGTCGGCACAACAGTGCCGTTCGTCGGAGGTCGCACCCCGATCGCGGAGGCGCTCACCGCACTGACGGCCTGA
- a CDS encoding TetR/AcrR family transcriptional regulator, with the protein MPRATATAAAQTAQHVLDSATTLFAAKGFADVSLDDVALDAGVTRGAIYHHYRNKTGLFRAVASRLQTNVADAVVAAAESAGADPAAQLRAGSHAFLDAITAAPAVRVLLVDAPAVVGWEEWRHLDAENSGAHLREALSAAGVAEEILDAMTAQLSGAMNEAALWIALQPQNVSAREQAHTVLDQFLVAVVA; encoded by the coding sequence ATGCCTCGCGCAACCGCCACCGCTGCCGCACAGACCGCCCAGCACGTGTTGGACTCAGCCACAACACTGTTCGCTGCGAAGGGCTTCGCTGACGTCTCGCTCGACGATGTCGCCCTCGACGCAGGCGTCACGCGCGGGGCGATCTATCACCACTACCGGAACAAGACGGGGCTCTTCCGTGCCGTCGCGTCACGGCTCCAGACCAACGTTGCCGATGCTGTCGTCGCAGCCGCCGAGAGCGCAGGCGCCGACCCAGCAGCCCAACTGCGGGCCGGGTCACACGCATTCCTCGATGCAATCACCGCCGCCCCTGCCGTGCGGGTACTCCTCGTGGACGCGCCCGCCGTCGTTGGCTGGGAGGAATGGCGCCACCTGGATGCCGAGAACTCCGGGGCGCATCTACGGGAGGCACTGAGCGCAGCCGGCGTTGCGGAGGAGATTCTTGACGCAATGACCGCCCAGCTCTCGGGAGCGATGAACGAGGCGGCTCTGTGGATTGCGCTGCAGCCGCAGAACGTCAGCGCACGAGAACAGGCTCACACCGTCCTGGACCAGTTCCTCGTAGCCGTTGTCGCGTAA
- a CDS encoding VOC family protein, whose protein sequence is MSVTSLYPVLMSQDVGAAAAFYREVMGCETTFESDWYVSLRLGAFELAILAHDHATVPEKYRALPRGVIVNLEVEDVDALYSSVTSQAGLTPVLPLRDEPFGQRHFIIEAPDGVLLDAIQPIPPTAEYADAYAAS, encoded by the coding sequence ATGTCTGTCACCAGCCTCTACCCGGTTCTCATGTCGCAGGACGTCGGCGCTGCCGCGGCGTTCTATCGAGAAGTGATGGGGTGTGAGACCACCTTCGAGTCCGACTGGTACGTCAGTCTGCGCCTTGGTGCATTCGAGCTCGCGATTCTTGCGCACGATCACGCCACGGTGCCCGAGAAGTATCGAGCGCTGCCACGCGGGGTGATCGTGAATCTTGAGGTGGAAGACGTCGATGCCTTGTATTCCTCCGTGACCAGCCAGGCCGGACTTACGCCGGTGCTGCCCTTACGTGACGAGCCATTCGGGCAGCGGCACTTCATCATCGAGGCGCCCGACGGTGTTCTGCTTGACGCGATCCAGCCGATCCCGCCGACTGCCGAGTACGCCGACGCGTACGCAGCGTCCTGA
- a CDS encoding Na/Pi symporter: MSQQALARESDLVEDSVRAPEVGAGPVLAIDADVPVLESPLRGPFDALVPAGTARSVVNWLSVVVSVYVLISAVGVIGAGFKAATGGQAEALFSFASNPIVALMVGVLATAATQSSSTTTSITVGLAAGGLPLEIAIPIIMGANIGTTLTNTLVSVGMIRNKDDFRRAFAAATVHDFFNLIAVVILLPLELATGFLERVSGTLAGALTGVGGVDPGSVDIVGGATAPLKDLVGSVTDPVPAPWGGIVTIAVGVALILISITFIGKVLKVLMVGRAKQVLHAAIGRGPMSGIASGAVVTAIVQSSSTATSLMIPLAGSGTFTLRQVYPFTLGSNIGTTVTALIAALGLSGVDATIGLQVALVHLLFNLTATVVIFGLPFLRALPVRAAQWLANRSAENKSFAALWVLGVFVVVPGVLIAATSIA; encoded by the coding sequence ATGAGCCAGCAGGCCCTCGCGCGTGAGAGTGACCTCGTTGAGGACTCGGTTCGCGCACCCGAGGTGGGCGCTGGCCCGGTGCTCGCAATCGACGCGGATGTGCCAGTCCTCGAGTCGCCGTTGCGCGGTCCGTTCGACGCTCTCGTTCCCGCAGGCACGGCGCGTTCCGTCGTCAACTGGCTTTCCGTCGTCGTCTCGGTATACGTGCTGATCTCGGCGGTCGGTGTGATCGGGGCAGGGTTCAAGGCTGCCACCGGCGGCCAGGCCGAGGCCCTGTTCAGTTTCGCCAGCAACCCGATCGTGGCTCTCATGGTGGGCGTCCTGGCCACCGCAGCCACCCAGTCCTCCTCCACGACGACGTCCATCACCGTTGGGCTGGCGGCGGGTGGACTGCCGCTCGAGATCGCAATCCCGATCATCATGGGCGCCAACATCGGCACCACGCTCACCAATACGTTGGTGAGCGTCGGAATGATCCGGAACAAGGACGACTTCCGGCGAGCGTTCGCTGCTGCGACCGTGCACGACTTCTTCAATCTCATCGCCGTGGTCATCCTGCTCCCGCTGGAGTTGGCCACCGGATTCCTGGAGCGAGTCTCCGGCACGCTGGCCGGAGCGCTCACTGGCGTGGGCGGGGTGGATCCCGGCAGTGTGGACATCGTGGGTGGGGCGACGGCACCGCTGAAGGATCTGGTGGGCTCGGTCACGGATCCCGTCCCGGCGCCGTGGGGCGGGATCGTGACGATCGCGGTTGGCGTGGCGCTGATCCTCATCTCGATCACCTTCATCGGCAAGGTGCTCAAGGTGCTCATGGTCGGCCGGGCCAAGCAGGTGCTGCATGCTGCGATCGGGCGCGGCCCGATGAGTGGGATCGCCTCGGGCGCCGTGGTGACCGCGATCGTCCAGTCGTCCTCGACCGCCACCTCCTTGATGATCCCGCTAGCAGGATCGGGGACCTTCACCCTGCGGCAGGTCTATCCGTTCACTCTCGGCTCCAACATCGGCACCACGGTGACGGCGCTGATTGCCGCACTCGGACTCAGCGGGGTGGACGCGACGATCGGGTTGCAAGTGGCGCTGGTGCACCTGCTGTTCAACCTGACGGCGACTGTGGTGATCTTCGGGCTGCCATTCCTGCGAGCGCTCCCGGTGCGCGCCGCCCAGTGGCTCGCCAACCGGTCCGCAGAGAACAAGTCGTTCGCCGCGCTGTGGGTACTCGGCGTTTTCGTGGTGGTGCCCGGTGTGCTGATCGCTGCCACCAGCATCGCGTGA
- a CDS encoding MFS transporter, whose translation MTLSSPAPSAVPTEAAGSPELGRRARWVALVVLMLPVLLIAIDNTVLNFALPQLSESFRPSGTQLLWVIDVYPLVLAGLLVPMGATADRFGRRRMLMIGSAGFAAVSVLAAYAPSVEVLIGARALLGFFGAMLMPSTLSLLRHVFTDRNERRTAIAVWASGFGAGAALGPVVGGFLLEHYWWGSVFLIAVPVLVLLLVLAPVFLPESGDRQSRPIDLASVALVLVAMTSLVFAIKTLAKDGVTAFAIATFAVGLVLGAAFVRRQLRLPHPMIEMSLFRRGAFSGAVVINLLSVFAMVGFLFFASQDLQLVHELGPMRASLVLLPGVVGTIAAGLLAARLVRRVRPVVVVAGGLVLSAGGYLMIAVGGGSTSLGLLMAAFVLVAVGVGGAETVSNDLILTAVPADKAGAASAISETAYEVGSVLGTAVLGGLLSSAYARNVMLPDGVPAADAQAAGETLGGAVEVARSLPPAQAADLVASAQAAFTSGVGLTSLIGAVLVLLAVGVAVTTLRHAR comes from the coding sequence ATGACCCTCTCGTCGCCGGCCCCCAGCGCGGTGCCCACCGAGGCAGCTGGATCGCCAGAGCTAGGTAGGCGCGCACGGTGGGTGGCTCTCGTGGTGCTCATGCTGCCCGTGCTGCTGATCGCGATCGACAACACGGTGCTCAACTTCGCGCTACCTCAGCTCTCCGAATCCTTCCGGCCCTCCGGTACTCAGCTGCTCTGGGTGATCGACGTTTACCCGCTGGTGCTCGCCGGTCTCCTCGTGCCGATGGGTGCGACGGCGGACCGGTTCGGCAGACGGCGCATGCTGATGATCGGCTCGGCCGGCTTCGCTGCCGTCTCCGTCCTTGCCGCATATGCACCATCCGTCGAGGTCCTTATCGGCGCCCGCGCGTTGCTGGGCTTCTTCGGTGCGATGCTGATGCCCTCCACCCTGTCCTTGCTCCGGCACGTGTTCACGGACCGGAACGAGCGCCGCACGGCGATTGCTGTCTGGGCCTCGGGCTTCGGGGCGGGCGCCGCGCTCGGACCGGTCGTGGGCGGGTTCCTGCTCGAGCACTACTGGTGGGGGTCGGTCTTCCTGATCGCGGTCCCCGTGCTGGTATTGCTCCTCGTGCTCGCTCCGGTGTTCCTGCCCGAGTCGGGGGACCGGCAATCCCGACCTATCGATCTGGCGTCGGTGGCGCTGGTGCTGGTGGCGATGACCTCGCTGGTCTTTGCGATCAAGACTCTCGCGAAGGACGGGGTGACGGCGTTCGCGATCGCGACCTTCGCCGTCGGGCTGGTGCTCGGGGCGGCATTCGTGCGCCGGCAGCTCCGGCTCCCGCACCCGATGATCGAGATGAGCCTGTTCCGCCGCGGTGCGTTCTCCGGCGCCGTGGTGATCAACCTGCTCTCGGTGTTCGCGATGGTCGGCTTCCTGTTCTTCGCCTCCCAGGACTTGCAGCTCGTGCATGAGCTGGGCCCGATGCGGGCCAGCCTCGTGCTGTTGCCGGGCGTGGTCGGCACGATCGCCGCAGGGCTCCTGGCTGCTCGGCTGGTGCGCCGGGTGCGCCCGGTCGTGGTGGTGGCAGGGGGACTGGTGCTTTCCGCCGGTGGGTACCTGATGATCGCCGTGGGCGGCGGCAGTACGTCGCTGGGATTGCTGATGGCTGCGTTCGTGCTGGTTGCCGTGGGCGTGGGCGGCGCCGAAACCGTCTCGAACGACCTGATCCTGACCGCCGTGCCTGCCGACAAGGCCGGGGCCGCCTCCGCGATCTCCGAGACGGCCTATGAAGTGGGTTCAGTTCTCGGAACTGCAGTGCTCGGTGGTTTGCTCAGCAGCGCCTATGCCCGGAACGTGATGCTCCCTGATGGGGTTCCCGCAGCCGATGCCCAGGCCGCCGGTGAGACGCTCGGCGGGGCGGTCGAGGTGGCCCGGTCGCTGCCGCCGGCGCAGGCGGCTGATCTCGTCGCCTCCGCGCAGGCTGCATTCACCAGCGGAGTCGGGCTCACCTCGCTGATCGGGGCGGTCCTGGTGCTGCTGGCGGTCGGGGTCGCGGTCACCACTCTCCGGCACGCCCGTTGA